The Kluyveromyces lactis strain NRRL Y-1140 chromosome D complete sequence genome has a window encoding:
- the CSC1 gene encoding Csc1p (similar to uniprot|Q06538 Saccharomyces cerevisiae YLR241W Hypothetical ORF) → MDSFVNYLNISVSTSSFDPDAPDFRKPTTRVATTQLFVASLLGLFAFLSFSMLLKKFPRLYASRRYKIENLPTWDQAKLFSWIPILFQIDDSQVLEFAGLDAFVFLGFFKMCIKLLSVYCLISMTVISPIRYHFTGRYDDGNDDQAIYKRIVSIFTTDFDEPDTSPETVEMYLWMYVVFTFFFTLLALYLLVRQTKMVVDTRQKYLGRQNTVTDRTIRITGIPMQLRNERDLKKRIEDLKIGKVSFVTICREWGSLNSLFHYRKLILEQLEVKISECPYEVRNAIYNDERYNLRRREATETESMGDNDEHQQEEHASVPESDSNELFGEIQLAKRPVMRTGFMGLFGEKVDAIKYLQQQLEFIDEEIKEARKKNYPPTPTAFVTMDSVANAQMAAQAVLDPRVLYFITRLAPAPHDINWDNISLSRRERLFKVYSVTVFIGICSVFLVIPVSYLATLLNLKTISKFWPGLGKFLKDNDWAQNLVTGLLPTYIFTLFNVVIPYFYEFLTKRQGMLSYSDEELSLVSKNFFYILVNLFLVFTLAGTASNYWGYLSDTTKIAYQLSTSVKEFSLFYVDLIIFQGIGMFPFKLLLVGSLIGFPFVKIQCKTPRQRKELYSPPVFNFGLQLPQSILIFIITLIYSVMSTKILASGLAYFIIGYYVYKYQLIFAMDHLPHSTGKVWPLVYRRVILGLLLFQLTMAGTLAGFQGGWILSSCLFPLPFISLSFWVDFERNYLPLSKFIALSAIREHERDNSMVCNVAETENYEYPFLITPLESPMME, encoded by the coding sequence ATGGACTCCTTTGTGAATTATCTCAATATCTCTGTGTCAACAAGCAGTTTCGACCCAGATGCGCCAGATTTCAGGAAACCAACGACGCGAGTGGCTACTACACAACTTTTCGTGGCTAGTCTGTTAGGTCTTTTTGCGTTCCTCTCTTTTTCGATGCTTTTAAAGAAGTTTCCTAGGCTCTACGCAAGCCGGAGGTATAAGATAGAAAACTTACCCACATGGGATCAAGCTAAGCTCTTCAGCTGGATTCCCATTTTATTCCAAATCGATGATTCGCAAGTATTGGAGTTTGCTGGATTGGATGCCTTTGTGTTTCTAGGTTTTTTTAAGATGTGCATCAAACTACTTTCCGTATACTGTTTGATATCGATGACAGTAATATCGCCGATTCGCTATCACTTCACTGGTAGGTATGACGATGGCAATGATGATCAAGCCATATACAAGAGAATTGTTTCGATTTTCACTactgattttgatgaaccAGATACTAGTCCCGAGACAGTTGAGATGTATCTCTGGATGTATGTCGTGTTTACGTTTTTCTTCACATTATTAGCATTATACCTGTTAGTGAGACAAACTAAGATGGTAGTAGATACCAGACAAAAATATTTAGGCAGACAAAATACGGTGACGGATAGAACGATAAGAATTACGGGAATACCGATGCAATTACGAAATGAAAGAGAtctaaaaaaaagaattgaagatttaAAAATTGGTAAGGTTTCCTTTGTTACAATTTGCCGTGAGTGGGGTTCTCTTAATAGTTTATTTCACTACAGAAAGCTTATACTAGAACAGTTAGAAGTTAAAATCAGCGAATGCCCATATGAAGTGAGAAATGCAATATATAATGATGAACGTTATAATTTGAGACGAAGGGAGGCTACTGAGACAGAATCTATGGGAGATAACGATGAACATCAGCAAGAAGAGCATGCTTCTGTTCCAGAAAGCGATAGCAATGAGTTATTCGGGGAGATACAGCTAGCAAAAAGACCAGTTATGAGAACAGGGTTCATGGGGCTGTTCGGAGAAAAAGTAGACGCTATCAAATACCTACAGCAGCAGCTTGAGTTCATTGATGaggaaatcaaagaagcGCGTAAGAAGAACTATCCTCCTACACCAACTGCTTTTGTGACCATGGATTCCGTCGCAAATGCGCAAATGGCAGCTCAAGCTGTACTAGATCCAAGAGTTCTCTATTTTATTACCCGTCTAGCTCCTGCTCCTCATGATATCAACTGGGacaatatttcattatctaGACGAGAGAGACTTTTCAAAGTATATTCAGTGACGGTCTTCATAGGAATTTGCAGTGTATTTTTGGTTATTCCTGTTTCTTATTTAGCTACTTTACTAAACTTGAAAACAATCTCCAAATTCTGGCCAGGGTTGGGGAAGTTTTTAAAGGATAATGATTGGGCCCAAAACCTTGTAACTGGATTATTGCCAACATATATTTTTACCTTATTCAATGTGGTTATCCCATATTTCTATGAATTTTTGACAAAAAGACAAGGTATGTTATCATACAGTGATGAAGAGCTCTCTCTTGTGTCCAAGAACTTCTTTTATATCCTTGTTAACTTGTTCTTAGTGTTCACATTGGCTGGTACTGCTTCGAACTATTGGGGATATTTAAGTGATACAACAAAAATAGCTTATCAGTTGTCGACTTCAGTGAAAGAGTTCTCTTTATTCTATGTTGATCTAATCATATTCCAAGGGATTGGTATGTTTCCCTTCAAATTATTGTTGGTAGGCAGCTTGATTGGATTTCCTTTTGTGAAGATACAGTGTAAAACGCCTAGACAAAGAAAGGAACTTTATAGTCCTCCTGTCTTCAACTTCGGATTGCAACTTCCCCAatcaattttgattttcatcatcacaTTGATATATAGTGTCATGAGTACCAAAATTCTTGCTTCTGGTTTAGCTTATTTCATTATAGGCTATTATGTTTACAAGTACCAACTCATTTTCGCTATGGATCACTTGCCTCACTCTACTGGTAAGGTATGGCCATTAGTTTACAGAAGAGTAATATTAGGACTTCTGTTATTCCAACTTACCATGGCTGGTACCTTGGCTGGTTTCCAAGGAGGTTGGATTCTATCCTCATGCCTCTTTCCTTTGCCATTTATCAGCTTAAGTTTCTGGGTTGATTTTGAGAGAAATTATCTTCCACTCTCTAAGTTCATTGCACTTAGTGCAATTAGAGAACATGAAAGGGATAATTCCATGGTATGCAATGTAGCAGAAACAGAGAACTATGAGTATCCATTTTTGATTACTCCCTTGGAAAGTCCCATGATGGAATGA
- the VPS34 gene encoding phosphatidylinositol 3-kinase VPS34 (similar to uniprot|P22543 Saccharomyces cerevisiae YLR240W VPS34 Phosphatidylinositol 3-kinase responsible for the synthesis of phosphatidylinositol 3-phosphate; forms membrane-associated signal transduction complex with Vps15p to regulate protein sorting; similar to p110 subunit of mammalian PI 3-kinase), whose amino-acid sequence MALNSVTFFVSHECDACLTVKIINLEGSSALLKQSEKYTEPDLSKRASNFIPNSDMFVSLQVFDGETGRNLTIPVYTKYVPFKNSRVWDQWLTLPIKINQLDMTSTLLIELWEYNGDTRSIFAKLETQIFNSHDYSLKRGREVFKFTKDNEKRALPMKDQNIALINDYHTGELKTSQWLDNSVISALEEQVKGEKLPLGTFKLTIQHKITQVPIVYTASEVSNAQVNIPTFHNLERNEIQENGNKSENEVKISLGKSHESTLFFYDPDQYNTDLIEEKFRRLERSSRETDTEKYIKPDAKKRDVLNAIIASPPGTKLTDHEKGLIWKYRYYLSNNKKALTKLLQSTNLSEESEIKEVLDLMDIWAEIDLDDTMELLGPQYTNISVRSYAVNRLRKASDNELELYLLQLVQSVCFECTSTLSDKSNSEFTIVNIENSNNDQNYSGDIIDASQFLANSFDKNSVMISPLAEFLIRRAVKNFRLGNFFYWYLRSESERNTFLVHILESFKSRLPEHSKKTIDDQILLVDMLRKFCEEIKQSKETTVKKQEILLHLISSRMRSLFKNKAITLPLDPDVIAVDVIPSSCKVFKSSLSPLKITFLTANGQHYSLMFKVGDDLIQDQLVVQIIKLMDQLLKNENVDLKLTPYNILATGKNEGAIGFIPNETMSSILSVHHGILKYLQQNYPSQAEIDGVEPWVMDNFVKSCAGYCVITYILGVGDRHLDNLLIQPDGKFFHADFGYILGYDPKPFPPLMKLPPQIIEAFGGTDSANYDKFRSYCFVAYSILRRNAGLIINLFELMKTSDIPNIKMDPEGAVLKVMEKFAFDLSEEDATIHFQNLITTSVNALIPLVIDHLHNLAQYWRV is encoded by the coding sequence ATGGCCTTGAACAGCGTCACCTTTTTTGTCTCTCATGAATGTGATGCCTGTCTCACAGTGAAGATCATCAACCTGGAAGGGAGCAGTGCTTTACTAAAACAATCAGAGAAGTACACAGAGCCTGATCTTTCTAAAAGAGCTTCGAACTTCATACCTAACAGCGATATGTTTGTCTCGCTGCAGGTATTCGATGGCGAAACTGGAAGAAATTTAACGATTCCTGTTTATACAAAGTATGTTCCGTTTAAGAACAGTCGGGTTTGGGACCAGTGGTTGACGTTACctatcaaaatcaatcaattaGATATGACTTCCACATTATTGATTGAACTTTGGGAATACAATGGAGACACGAGATCAATTTTTGCTAAGCTAGAAACCCAAATATTCAATTCTCACGATTACAGCTTAAAACGAGGAAGAGAAGTATTCAAATTCACCAAGgacaatgaaaaaagaGCTTTGCCCATGAAGGACCAAAACATTGCCCTAATTAATGATTATCATACAGGTGAGCTCAAGACGAGTCAATGGCTAGATAATTCTGTGATATCAGCATTAGAAGAACAGGTAAAGGGAGAAAAATTACCTCTTGGCACTTTCAAGTTGACCATTCAACATAAGATAACGCAGGTTCCAATAGTTTATACTGCAAGTGAAGTAAGTAATGCTCAAGTTAATATTCCAACATTTCACAACCTTGAGCGTAATGAAATCCAAGAGAATGGAAACAAATCAGAGAATGAAGTGAAGATATCATTAGGAAAATCTCATGAATCAACTCTTTTCTTCTATGACCCTGACCAGTACAACACTGACTTAATCGAAGAGAAATTCAGAAGATTAGAACGTTCTTCGAGAGAAACAGATACTGAGAAGTATATCAAACCTGatgcaaaaaaaagagatgTGTTGAATGCAATTATAGCAAGTCCACCAGGCACAAAACTAACAGATCATGAAAAGGGTCTAATATGGAAATACAGATACTACTTATCAAATAACAAGAAGGCACTGACCAAGCTTTTGCAAAGTACCAATCTTTCAGAGGAAtctgaaatcaaagaagtCCTAGATTTGATGGATATATGGGCAGAAATTGATTTAGATGACACTATGGAACTACTCGGACCGCAGTACACAAATATCTCTGTTCGATCTTATGCTGTAAATAGACTACGGAAAGCGTCTGACAATGAATTGGAACTTTACCTCCTTCAACTTGTCCAATCAGTATGCTTTGAGTGCACTTCGACTTTATCAGACAAATCAAACAGCGAATTCACAATAGTTAACATAGAAAACTCTAATAATGATCAAAATTATTCGGGTGACATAATAGACGCTTCACAATTCCTTGCGAATTCATTTGACAAGAATTCTGTAATGATCTCACCTTTGGCAGAATTCTTGATTAGGAGGGCAGTCAAAAACTTCAGACTTGGTAACTTTTTCTACTGGTATTTACGATCTGAATCTGAGCGTAACACCTTCTTGGTGCATATATTagaaagtttcaaaagcAGACTTCCCGAACATTCTAAAAAAACCATTGATGATCAAATTCTGTTAGTCGATATGCTTCGAAAATTCTGTGAGGAAATCAAGCAAAGTAAGGAAACTACTGtcaagaaacaagaaatattACTCCACTTAATTTCATCTCGCATGAGATcacttttcaaaaataaagcAATAACCTTACCTTTGGATCCAGATGTTATTGCTGTGGATGTTATCCCGTCGTCATGTAAAGTTTTCAAGAGTTCTTTATCTCCATTAAAGATAACTTTCCTAACAGCCAATGGTCAGCATTATTCTCTTATGTTCAAAGTCGGTGATGATTTAATACAAGACCAATTGGTCGTTCAGATTATCAAACTCATGGATCAGTTACTTAAGAATGAGAATGTTGACCTCAAACTTACCCCATATAATATTCTAGCGACAGGAAAGAATGAGGGTGCCATAGGATTCATACCTAATGAGACAATGAGTAGCATACTTAGCGTTCATCATGGTATTTTGAAGTACCTACAACAAAATTATCCCTCACAGGCTGAAATCGATGGAGTTGAACCATGGGTTATGGATAATTTCGTCAAATCCTGTGCAGGGTATTGTGTTATCACTTACATCTTAGGTGTCGGTGATCGGCATTTAGACAATTTACTAATCCAACCAGATGGTAAATTTTTTCATGCAGATTTCGGCTATATCTTAGGTTATGACCCGAAACCTTTTCCACCATTGATGAAACTACCTCCTCAAATCATCGAGGCTTTCGGAGGTACAGATTCGGCAAACTACGATAAATTCAGATCCTATTGCTTCGTTGCATATTCAATTCTACGTAGAAATGCCGGGCTAATCATCAACTTGTTCgaattgatgaagacgTCTGACATACCAAACATAAAAATGGACCCTGAAGGAGCAGTTCTAAAGGTAATGGAAAAGTTTGCTTTCGATTTATCTGAAGAAGACGCCACTATtcatttccaaaatttaaTCACTACTAGTGTCAACGCTCTAATACCGTTAGTTATTGACCATCTACATAACTTGGCGCAATATTGGCGTGTTTAG
- the MSS116 gene encoding ATP-dependent RNA helicase (similar to uniprot|P15424 Saccharomyces cerevisiae YDR194C MSS116 DEAD-box protein required for efficient splicing of mitochondrial Group I and II introns presumed RNA helicase due to DEAD-box motif) — MLVLQRIPKRALQFNGVTGTVCSTRLFHHAFNLNLQQSFVPSEERRYRNSNRGFTRGSDSNSNNKYRNSSYDDNRSRSNYGGDKRNNRNNNNYGNNRNNGSRRRYQDENSDIEVFKSKSFNVTTLNPESFHEQVTIDSLLEESLLDANVHKAISAMKFESLTPVQQRTIKPILTTENDVVAKAKTGTGKTLAFLAPLFQHLISTKLQNPLAVKAVIVTPTRDLAIQIASEVKKLQQCNPSLKSYRSLTLIGGTNLDKSLKDLHTLNPNIIVGTPGRINDILDRVGAKYFKDVDFKVLDEADTLLQIGFQTELSLISRKLNEFNTQGEEHIRTLLFSATMDHNVQELAATIMNKKDCLFIDTVDKNDSEAHDSIDQKLVITKSFAESMVALIQSIESELLQKKNFKAILFLPTVKFVDFFSETLSESLTKRIDIIKFHGKIDQKKRTKLVDRFKKTNHGIFVCTDVGARGMHFPSVEHVYQLCVPTSLPNYIHRIGRTARAGESGAATIFLFREELKFVDELRRDTNVVIKNQEDYLNQDKENFDMISSIITNNPDFPEALKSIIGFYKGVQNEYRLNYKVAQNVLRSFSELHSDSSMLLRFRPSEINNFFSNRDMRFVSDLIDVKNPHSFGKDREFDDEDRYTSRSQNNYKSKQSSKSNRFEGRNDYSNSRRSHANQKRNFTFDD, encoded by the coding sequence ATGTTAGTTCTTCAACGAATCCCGAAGCGTGCTCTTCAATTTAATGGGGTTACAGGCACCGTGTGCAGTACTAGACTCTTCCATCATGCATTTAATTtaaatcttcaacaaagttTTGTGCCTTCTGAGGAAAGACGGTACAGAAATTCGAACCGTGGATTTACCAGAGGTAGTGACAGTAATAGCAATAACAAATATCGCAATAGCAGTTATGATGATAACCGCTCACGTTCTAACTATGGGGGtgataaaagaaataacaGAAACAATAACAACTATGGCAATAATCGCAACAATGGtagtagaagaagatatcaGGATGAAAATTCAGAtattgaagttttcaagaGCAAATCCTTCAATGTTACCACTTTAAATCCAGAGTCCTTCCATGAACAAGTCACTATTGACTCTTTGTTGGAGGAATCCCTATTAGACGCAAATGTTCATAAGGCTATTTCTGCCAtgaaatttgaatcattaaCTCCTGTACAGCAACGAACAATAAAGCCTATTTTAACCACTGAAAATGATGTTGTCGCCAAAGCGAAAACAGGTACTGGTAAAACTTTGGCTTTCTTAGCTCCATTATTCCAACACctaatttcaacaaagttACAAAACCCTCTTGCAGTTAAAGCTGTCATTGTCACTCCAACTAGAGATTTAGCTATTCAAATTGCTAGTGAAGTCAAAAAGTTACAACAATGCAACCCTTCTTTGAAGTCATATCGTTCCTTGACTTTAATTGGTGGCACGAACTTAGATAAATCCTTGAAAGATCTACACACTTTGAATCCTAATATTATTGTCGGTACACCGGGTAGAATTAACGATATTTTGGATAGAGTTGGGGctaaatatttcaaagatgttgaTTTCAAGGTTTTGGATGAAGCTGATACTCTTTTACAAATTGGTTTCCAAACAGAGTTATCCCTCATCTCGAGAAAGTTGAACGAATTTAATACTCAAGGAGAAGAACACATCAGAACATTGTTGTTTTCTGCTACTATGGATCATAATGTTCAGGAATTAGCGGCAACTATCATGAATAAAAAGGATTGTTTATTTATTGACACTGTGGATAAAAATGACTCTGAAGCGCACGATAGCATCGATCAAAAACTTGTTATCACCAAAAGTTTTGCTGAGAGCATGGTTGCCCTCATTCAGTCTATTGAATCGGAGTTGctacaaaagaagaacttcaaaGCTATTTTGTTCTTGCCTACCGTGAAATTTGtcgatttcttctctgAGACTCTAAGCGAATCTTTGACCAAGagaattgatatcattaAATTCCATGGtaaaattgatcaaaagaaaagaaccAAGTTGGTAGACAGGTTCAAAAAGACGAACCATGGTATCTTTGTTTGTACCGATGTGGGTGCCCGTGGTATGCATTTCCCGTCTGTTGAACATGTTTACCAATTATGCGTTCCAACCAGCTTACCCAACTATATTCACAGAATTGGTAGGACAGCTCGTGCTGGCGAGTCCGGTGCTGCTACAATTTTCTTATTCagagaagaattgaaattcgTGGACGAATTGAGAAGAGACACTAATGTTGTCATTAAGAACCAAGAAGACTACCTAAATcaagataaagaaaattttgatatgaTTTCATCTATCATAACTAATAATCCCGACTTCCCTGAAGCTTTGAAATCCATCATTGGTTTCTATAAAGGTGTTCAAAATGAATACAGACTCAATTACAAGGTTGCTCAGAACGTTTTACGTTCTTTCTCCGAATTGCACAGCGATTCAAGCATGTTACTACGCTTCAGACCTTCCgaaatcaacaatttcttttctaatAGAGATATGCGGTTTGTATCAGATCTTATCGATGTGAAAAACCCACATTCCTTCGGAAAAGATCGTGAAtttgatgacgaagataGATATACATCTCGTTCCCAAAACAATTATAAATCTAAGCAATCAAGCAAAAGTAACCGTTTTGAAGGTAGAAATGACTACTCAAATTCACGTCGTTCTCACGCCAaccaaaaaagaaacttcaCCTTTGATGATTGA
- the REF2 gene encoding RNA-processing protein REF2 (similar to uniprot|P42073 Saccharomyces cerevisiae YDR195W REF2 RNA-binding protein involved in the cleavage step of mRNA 3'-end formation prior to polyadenylation also involved in snoRNA maturation) gives MSGLIPEKVNITHALQSTVIEKIKSDIKEYQSLPELQQEQMEVVDNYIDSLDSAFNQFCMDNDHVEKRKDGVTNADVELFEGLKKMYLTYMSQLSEIKKERIQQDQEVSKDNPQEYMQQELPYLQPSDRNSYIKELLEKSQIPLAKNEDLLKIVQNLAIIDGTMKDNLRLYRQLLLKVGYDENYVNNVLPHESDDNGAIIPPEKNLIQENLVQDPDNSDEKKKISFSKYLKKDIKDSKEVNEVNGNGKRELSHEPTEEPTAKKIKNDNTANSGLISILKNENRKKTKTVSGIRFKDDSKLVTIFGDGLPNDGLVASPKQLKKILKPFKDGEPAEIILEAWNGQGAQPLLINIEGVKNSDISELRDGPVKLSTQAHSSVAKNFSSFSPDLNKPALEPVHIEDEDDVGKGKRKQRAPIVARAFGRNSLLLRKDRGGLPYKRVPEVHPNTYPIRPDTSENDDNYEVPT, from the coding sequence ATGAGCGGCCTGATACCAGAAAAAGTCAACATAACGCATGCGTTACAATCAACCGtgattgaaaagatcaaatcagacatcaaagaatatcaaAGCTTACCAGAACTACAACAAGAGCAAATGGAAGTAGTGGATAATTATATAGATTCATTAGATTCAGCattcaatcaattttgtATGGACAATGACCATGTTGAAAAGCGTAAAGATGGAGTAACAAATGCTGATGTAGAGCTGTTTGAAGGGTTGAAAAAGATGTATTTAACATATATGAGCCAGTTAtctgaaatcaaaaagGAAAGGATACAACAAGATCAAGAGGTCAGTAAAGATAACCCACAGGAATATATGCAACAAGAATTGCCATACTTGCAGCCATCAGATAGAAACAGTTATATCAAAGAGCTATTGGAAAAATCCCAGATACCATTGgcaaaaaatgaagatcTACTGaaaattgttcaaaacCTTGCTATAATCGATGGAACTATGAAAGACAATCTACGACTTTATAGACAACTTCTTCTAAAAGTTGGGTACGACGAAAACTACGTTAATAACGTTCTACCGCACGAATCTGACGACAACGGAGCCATTATACCTCCAGAAAAAAATCTCATACAAGAGAATTTGGTACAGGACCCTGATAACAGcgatgaaaagaagaagatctcATTTTCGaagtatttgaaaaaggaTATCAAAGACAGCAAGGAAGTGAATGAGGTGAATGGAAATGGCAAAAGAGAATTGTCCCATGAACCAACTGAAGAGCCCACAGCtaaaaagatcaagaatgATAACACAGCTAACAGCGGATTGATATCCATTCtaaaaaatgaaaacaggaaaaagacaaaaacTGTTTCTGGCATTAGAttcaaagatgattctAAATTAGTCACAATTTTTGGGGATGGATTACCGAATGATGGGTTGGTTGCCTCTCCAAAACAGCTGAAGAAAATACTAAAAcctttcaaagatggtgAACCCGCAGAAATAATCCTAGAAGCTTGGAATGGACAAGGTGCTCAACCATTGCTCATCAATATCGAAGGTGTAAAAAACTCTGATATATCAGAATTAAGAGATGGTCCCGTAAAACTATCAACGCAGGCCCATTCTTCAGTAGCCaagaatttttcttctttcagCCCTGATTTAAACAAGCCAGCATTAGAACCAGTTCATATcgaagacgaagatgatgtGGGTAAGGGAAAAAGGAAGCAAAGAGCCCCCATAGTGGCTCGTGCATTTGGTAGAAACTCTTTATTGCTAAGGAAAGATAGAGGAGGACTACCATACAAGAGGGTTCCCGAAGTTCACCCTAACACGTACCCAATAAGACCAGATACGTCGGAGAACGATGATAACTACGAAGTTCCCACATAA
- the CAB5 gene encoding putative dephospho-CoA kinase (similar to uniprot|Q03941 Saccharomyces cerevisiae YDR196C predicted to catalyze the final step in synthesis of Coenzyme A) has protein sequence MLIIGLTGGIACGKSTVSSRLKTHYRIPVIDADAIARRILDPGQNAYKRVIRYFSGKVSNLVLADGSINRAALGAYIFANPEERKVLNGITHPEVRHAILLKILMNYLKFHAMCILDVPLLFEANLDIICGITVCVVCDRDLQLQRLMERNPELTEELALARIEAQMSMYDRISRSDYLIDNNGDIKELFGNIDGLLTYIKPSAITVWLEYFPPYGFVAALSVIFSRYLKQRWPSKFTNSSKKAALRKDKQQDDDDKFPPADSDLKNEKEKTPEIKNNVKILYHSV, from the coding sequence ATGTTGATAATTGGTTTAACTGGTGGCATAGCTTGCGGTAAATCTACGGTTTCAAGTAGACTTAAAACACATTATAGAATACCGGTGATAGATGCAGACGCAATAGCAAGGAGGATTTTGGATCCTGGTCAAAATGCATATAAGAGGGTCATAAGATACTTCTCTGGTAAAGTCTCTAATCTTGTGCTTGCAGACGGCTCCATCAATAGAGCTGCATTAGGAGCATATATTTTTGCGAATCCAGAAGAACGGAAAGTTTTGAATGGTATAACGCATCCCGAGGTAAGGCATGCaattttgttgaaaatcCTCATGAACTACCTCAAGTTCCATGCGATGTGTATCTTGGATGttcctcttctttttgaagCGAACTTGGATATAATATGCGGGATAACCGTCTGCGTAGTTTGCGACAGAGATCTACAATTGCAAAGACTCATGGAGAGAAACCCTGAATTGACTGAAGAGCTAGCCCTGGCACGAATTGAAGCACAAATGAGTATGTATGATCGTATTTCCAGATCAGATTATCTTATCGACAACAATGGTGACATTAAAGAGTTATTCGGAAATATAGATGGACTTTTGACATATATAAAACCATCTGCTATAACAGTATGGCTTGAGTATTTCCCTCCCTATGGCTTCGTCGCCGCTTTATCCGTGATATTTTCTAGATATCTGAAGCAGCGCTGGCCATCCAAATTCACGAATAGCAGCAAAAAAGCCGCTCTTAGGAAAGACAAACAacaagatgatgatgataaattCCCTCCAGCGGATAGTGATTTAAAAAATGAGAAAGAGAAGACACCTGAAATTAAGAATAACGTAAAAATTCTCTATCACAGCGTTTAA